A single window of Martelella sp. NC20 DNA harbors:
- a CDS encoding DoxX family protein, translated as MSLFHRLFRMYSDAGDALERALSFWLPGLLARLVFAATLYFYFLNSALTKVGPGLAGFFMVRDSAYYQIALPAVEAAGGDVSQVAFPWHLVVYLGTYAEFLLPLMIVFGVLTRLSALGMAVFIVVQTIVDITVHQVGPETIGALFDRFPDAVILDQRLLWLFPLVYLIIYGPGIVSVDGLAGRACRRR; from the coding sequence ATGAGCCTGTTCCACCGTCTTTTCCGTATGTACAGCGACGCCGGAGATGCTCTCGAACGGGCATTATCGTTTTGGCTGCCCGGGCTGCTCGCCCGGCTGGTCTTTGCCGCCACCCTCTATTTCTATTTCCTGAACTCGGCGCTGACGAAGGTCGGACCCGGCCTTGCCGGCTTTTTCATGGTTCGCGACAGCGCCTATTACCAGATCGCGCTGCCCGCCGTGGAGGCGGCCGGCGGTGACGTGTCCCAGGTGGCATTCCCCTGGCATCTGGTGGTCTATCTCGGCACCTATGCCGAATTCCTGCTGCCGCTGATGATCGTGTTCGGCGTGCTGACCCGGCTTTCGGCGCTCGGCATGGCGGTCTTCATCGTGGTCCAGACCATCGTCGACATTACCGTGCATCAGGTCGGCCCCGAGACCATCGGCGCGCTGTTCGACCGCTTCCCCGACGCCGTCATCCTCGACCAGCGGCTGTTGTGGCTGTTTCCGCTTGTCTATCTGATCATTTACGGCCCCGGCATCGTCTCCGTCGACGGGCTGGCAGGCCGCGCCTGCCGCAGGCGATAA
- a CDS encoding Hsp20 family protein, whose amino-acid sequence MRNVDFSPLYRSTVGFDRLFNLLDTVGQPEQAPTYPPYNIERTGENDYQITMAVAGFGENELSIEAHANVLTVRGEKAAEEADDGREYLYRGIAKRAFERRFQLADHMEVRGASLKNGILHVALLRNIPEAMKPRRIAIETRGGDQAKMISADVGKNSEKTAA is encoded by the coding sequence ATGCGTAATGTCGATTTTTCACCCCTTTATCGTTCCACTGTCGGTTTCGACAGGCTTTTCAATCTGCTTGATACCGTAGGTCAACCCGAACAGGCCCCCACCTATCCGCCCTACAATATCGAGCGCACCGGTGAAAACGACTACCAGATCACCATGGCCGTTGCCGGTTTCGGCGAAAACGAGCTCTCGATCGAAGCCCATGCCAATGTGCTGACGGTCCGGGGCGAGAAGGCCGCGGAAGAAGCCGATGACGGTCGCGAATATCTCTATCGCGGCATCGCCAAGCGCGCCTTCGAACGCCGTTTCCAGCTCGCCGATCACATGGAAGTGCGCGGCGCCAGTCTGAAGAACGGCATCCTGCATGTGGCGCTTCTTCGCAACATTCCCGAAGCCATGAAGCCCCGCCGGATCGCGATCGAGACCCGTGGCGGCGACCAGGCCAAAATGATCTCTGCCGATGTCGGCAAGAACAGTGAAAAGACCGCCGCCTGA